The sequence AGCTTTGAGTTCGAAAAACTATATTTTAGCATACAAAATTATAGAGGTACTCATTAGTGGATTTACAGAGGCGCAAGGAGGTATAGCTACACCTTCTATGGCTAGAAAATTCATTAtagatgaaaaaaatataccCTCTGCAGCTTCGCTAGTGCGCCCACCATGTGCTTGATGTATTGCCTCAAAGAGGCTTTATGTTTGTTCTGCAGCACTGTGCAGCAAGTTGCGcctatttgtttttaaaatttccttgCCAAAACGAGCGTTTTGGACCAggcagaaaaaagaaagaaaaaggaaacgtGCACAGTGAAGAAACTAAACTAGGCTTCTTGGTTTTAGTTTGACCTTTGTTGAAAGACTTTTGTTTAATTGCACCAGTGGGGGTACtccataatttttattttactttttatacaagcgatattctactttaatttaatctaaactacGGAGAGAGAGATTCGAACTTGGATGCAAAATGGAGAGTACATTCTCTCTGGTCAACTTGGCTATATCCATATCTGGAGGATACTCACAACTAGTAACATTaactttcaaataataaaatatttttaaggATTGATAAATATAGtcagagaaatcaaatttcaaaagttTCTATTTCAACATATGAGGCAGTCAAGAAAtctatggttttttttttcccctttctcTAAAACTCTtgaaatctttttaaataacttgTTTATATTCATGGGTTTTACTTACAAATGGCGAAAGCAACATTCATGAtaactttaaatttaattttaaaacctTGAATCAAAcaattctcaaatttttaataTCAAACCCTAAGAAATTCTAGAAGTTCAACACTACATCATATGAGcatgaaaatcaaaatcataaaTCGATTTAGAAttccaaaataatatatttttttttaaacgccAAAGCTAAGGTtaagcaaaaacaaataaatcaagCTTAAGGTTTTCAAATGAGAAGATGTGCATAAAACTAGGGGAAAAGATCAATTTTGGTCCCtggaaaggaaatttttttcttgtagtttGTCGGATTTTCCACTTCAGTCCATATAGTTTCAATTCTAGCAATTTCAACCTCGTAGTTTGAAATCCCTACAATTCAAGGACACGACCAAATTTCCGTCCAATTTTGTGACAGAATAAGTAAGTGTTGATGTGTTGGGGCATTTTGGAcgaaatttgaagaaatttgacaTAATTTGGGATGTGTCCTTGAATTGCGAAGATATCAAATTATAAGGGTTAAATtgccaaaattaaaatgacaGAGATCAAAGTGGAAAAATTGAcaaattacagaaaacaaaactgaCTTTTTGCCTAAAACtagatggaaaaaaaattaccttAGTTGACGGATTGGACTAAGTGCAAACGGAACAAAATTACAAGGACAAACAATTCAAAAAGTAGAGAGACCATTTGTCCAATTTGACCTACTATGAATggtgaaaattgacaaagttacAAGGACAAGTGTCATGAAGAGAGAGGGTGGTAGTTTAAGTCCTAAGAGCATGCCATGTGAGGAGACCTTGGGGCTGGGTGTACCAACTATGTTAGGTAAAACAATGTCAGCTTATAATGGTTTTCTTGGCCAAGAGGAAACTACTCCGAGATCACTTTATTGcatatgaattttaaaaaaaaaaaaacatacaaacgATATTGAAGAGAGGGAAAATCGAACAAAAAATCTCGAATACACAAGTAAATATTACGAACAACTTAAATTACAATCTCCTTATTATTGTAAATAAAAAGGTCGGGTATCAATTATTAACTTCGGTTTcacgttttctttttcctcgtCTCGTCTCACCCTCACTCCTTTTTCTGGTAAGTgtccttctcctcctttttcttctttctttttgcttttataaAACACTCGATAAAGCTTCACCTCTGCTTCATAATTCAATCTGGCCCTGAACACAACACGCCCCCCCACccccctcttctctctctctctctctggcactCATACACAAAACCATAATCTCAGTCCTCACAGAAAGATAAACTGGCGCCTTTGCAGATCCAAGAAATCCCATAACAGGTAATCttctattctatttttttggtccCATTTCTATTTCGcctgattgattgattgattgatttttttttttccaaatttaggCTTAATTGTTTAATGAATTGTATCTTTTCTAATTGATCCTGACGCATTCATGCAATTGGTACTTGCCTTTTGGGATTTTCTTGGTTTCTTATTTGGTCTATTCTATGTCATGTGGTGGTGGGTTGTGAAAAACACATTTTTTCTGAGTCTTTTGATGCTGGGTATGTCTAATCGTAGCAGATCTTTTATCAGTGTGTgcgaatttgttcttttttatgcATATAgagatttggttttttggcGAGTTCTTCAAAGTAGCTTTCTTTCTTGCAAGAAGGAAATTAAATGGAGGAGGAGAATGAGTTCCGGAGTTGGGACGAGCTTATACCTGATGCCCTTGGGCTCATATTTAGGAAACTACCACTCCAAGAGACGCTTACTGTAATCCCAAGGGTCTGCAAGTCATGGGGAAGAGCAGTGGCTGGGCCTTACTGCTGGCAGGAGGTAGACATTATGGAATGGAGTAAATTTCGGACGCCAGAGACCATTACACGAATGCTTCAAATGCTGGTTTTAAGAAGCTCGGGTTCACTCCGCAAACTCTGCGTTGCTGGCCTTCCCAATGACCAGAGTTTTTCCTTTATTGCTGACCAGTAAGTGCAACAACATCACATTATCATTACCTGCTTTCAGTTACCATTTTGTGATTAGCCGCATTTGTTTAATATGGTAGTGATCATAAATGTTTATATTTgtatgagaagaaaaagaaaagaacatatGGTTTTTAAATCATTGGTTGTATATAATTTGAGTTCATTTCAACTTTATTCCCTCtgttatttcaaatttcaaatacattTCAAATATATGTTACATTTACTGCGATTATAGCTTCGCAAACTAATCTAGTCTTCCTGTCAAAtcaatttcctttcttttaagCCATTCAATCCAAATGGACCCTTTATAGATTTATTTATTCCGTGATGTGGCATACCTTTGTTTTCCCATCCAGTTTCACGGTATGCATACATGCATGGGTTGAGTGTGAGTGACTTGCACAATGTGCCACATATATAGGCTTGTGATGGAGCAAAAGGTTTTGCGAGATTTGGGGTATATTTAGCATTTTCCTTAACTATGTTTGAATAATATTGAATAGTCCACAACTTAGATGATTGCACAGCCTCTAAGGTGGACACATAATCAATCTCCTCATTTATATATAGGAACTGATGCACCATTCATGTACTGTATGAGAGAAGTAGTGTGTGATATGTATAAGAAGTGAGGTATAATGTTGTGAGTGTCCAACTGTGTGAGAAGGCTTTCTAAAAGTGCTTGAATTTTGATGTAATGTTGAGGTGTCCCCATGTATGTGTGCTAGTGTGTTTTTAGTGGTAATATCAATCCTTGTTTGTATGCATTTGTATTATGTATTGTTTGCACTTTGTTATATTCAAAGTTGTAGTTGACTTGGCCCATGGGTAATTACCCATCTTGCCCTAGATCGAGATTGATTAGctgcaaaatcaaattcaGAAATTTAATGGCAAAAAATCTTTTGAAACAGAAATGACAGGAAGCTGCAGTTATTAGAAAATGTGCTCTTGTCCATTGAAAAGCAAGATCTGACGATAATTCAATGTTCTAATGTAAATCTTGTTTTTGTGAAACCATGGAATATGATCATGCAGCTACGTTAGGAAGATAGTAATCTGTGGGTTGAACCACAACATTAACTATTCCAAAATGCTATgcactatataaatacaaaaagacCAAGCATGCATAACGCGGAACACCTCACAACCACACCAAGCCTCAAGAACCTCACTTCTTTTATATGACACACGACTAGCTCATACATGAAACATTGGAGCACTAGCTTTTATAAATAAGGTTAGTTAGTAGCCAACCTTGAAAAGCTCAAGAGCTACAAGCTTCTAGATCGATAACAAGTTTGTTTAAACAAAGATAAGGTCTCAAATTTTGTTGAGAACTAGAAAGTGTGTGCAGCTAACTATCTTATTCTTATTGATTAAAACAGATTAACTGTTGATTTGGTCATGCTggttatattttatttttcggatacaaattttttttttttctctaagaCAAAAAATTCTGTTTGCTAGTGCCAATTCTCTTCGGACATTGCGGCTGCCAAGAAGTGAAATAAGTGATTTGATAGTGGAACAGATTGCTGCAAGGCTCTCTACCCTAACTTACTTGGATGTAAGCTACTGCAAAACTATTGGAGGTCCTGCACTTGAGGCAATTGGAAAGCACTGCAAACATCTCAGAAAGTTGCAGAGATGTATGTACGGATGGGAGGTACTTGACAAGGTCTCTCAAGATGACGAGGCCCTTGCAATAGCAGCCACAATGCCAAAACTCAATCACCTTGAGATACTCTACCTCCGTATTAGTACAGAAGCTGTGTGCCAGATACTCTTGAAGTGCCCTGAGCTCCAGTTATTAGATGTGCGAGGGTGCTATAGTGTAAAGCTTGATGAAAGGTTTGTCAAGAAATTCTCAGGACTGAAGGTGATTGGACCAGGTTCAGACAATGAGGGCTGGGATGAATGTTCAAACTACTCAGTTTCTTCTGGCTACTTAGCTTGGGACTTCGTCGCCAGTGTAATGGATGACGATTTTGACGAAGAGATGTTAGATGAAGCTTGGGAAGACGACCAAAGTATGGAGGATGTAGAAATGAGGTTCTATGATGGTTTTTATCTTGACAATGGTGGGTTCGACTGGCCCCTATCTCCTTGAATTCTCTGCTGGAGTGTGGTGGGGTTTCCAGTGGAGGTTAGAGGTGAAAAACTACTTGAACCCTGTGTAAGAAATGTTGTTTTTCCCAGTAATTAGCAGCCACTAATATTTCAGCGTGTGTGTTTCTGCATAAGTATAACCATGTTGTACTCTGTTGTTTGCATATCAATCCAAGTGAAACTTGTGAGGCTTTGTATCTATTtctcatataaataaaaaggctTTGTTTATGTCGTTTTAAAAGTATACCAGTTGATTGAGGGTAGTTGAGAGTTTCGGATTTCACAATAAGATGCAGTCATCCCATTGATCTAAAGGGCACTGAAAATCACACGGGTTACCTGATTGAAGTTCAAATACTACCATGAATAAGCTGGGATGACTGTTTAAGCTGAAATGGTTATTCTACCAGAAAAACATCTCCATTTTTTTGGTCCTTATTTTTGGATAAAATACTATTCGTTGGCCCTTTCCTTTCAAAATTAGTGGTCCACCGATTACAGCTATAAGCCTCAATTCTTTTGAATTATTCAAACACAAGTGTGGTCACCAGCTAACagcttgtattttttttgttcaaatatCAATTCAGAAAAGCATGttcttatatataaaagaactCAGAAAAACATGTATTGAGGCTTTGAGACGGTATTATGTCaagcattttttttcaaatatctACAACTCAGAAAACCACGTGAGCAGAAGAAAATTTAGTTGTGCGGGAGATCGCTGGTAGCAGAATCAAAGTAGGGGaggaaacagaaaaacaatgaAACGAGGAAGCaaaatttttataacaaaacagagaaaatcCTGTTCCATTGACACCGAACCAAACCCCAACTGTTTAAATCCAAGGTTACAACTGCGTCTTCGAATCTAACAGACTGGATCGATAAAATTCCTCATCTAGTATTAGAGGTGGTATACTCCATGTTCCAAGAGGATGTGCAGACATATTCCCTcctaaaaatttcaaattccataaacatCAGCAGAACCTGGGGTGAAAGAAAAGAGGATCCAGTTTCACATGCTGTAAGGGTGGCAAACTTACCTTCCTTAGTTGCTTCTTCGCATCTTCTCCGGTAATTCAAGGACAGCTGAGGATCCAGCATTTTCAGTAAATTGTTATACTTCTCTTCAGCCTCAGCTATGTATTTTGCCTGAAGCGGTAAAAATTGGTGGGTATTACTTATTAGAGTTCATACATATTTATCAAAAATCAAactgatgaaaaaaaaaagaaaaaaaaaaaaagactgcaaaggtttttttttttgcagtcttttttttttttttttttcaaattgatgaaattccACTGTTCTAGGAATTTAACATCATGACAGATAATACCAACAATATATGTAAGTGGAAGCTATCATATTTCTTATATCTAACAACTCATAAAGCTTGTATTTCATTGACAACACAGCAATTATATTGTCTCAAGGAACCACTGTATCAAACCGATGTATCGTTATCTCAGTCTACCAGAGTTAAGGCTTATAGATTTAAGGCTGCTGTTCCTTGACATATGGTTTATTTCTGTTTGCTCCAAATCACAAATTCCGTTAGTTACTACCTGCTACATTGGATGTCTCTGAGTAGAATGtgtaagagcatctccagGAGACTCTCCAAATATTACCTAAATTCTAGCTAAAATAGCTAACCACTTAAAAGTTGGTTTCTCCAGCAATGCTCTCTATTTTAGCTAAcctcaaatattttattattttaaattcatttaaaaaaaaaaaaaaaaaaaaagaacccaaaagcTAATTGTCTCAAACCCACCGaacctttcttcttcttctctctctctctctctctctctctctccccctctctctctcttgcgcACCTTTCAGTTGGTGAGCCtgaatttctctctccccctcacTACATGTAGCGAGCCAAAATAGCGATCTCCAAAATGGCGAGAGAGGTAGCGACTCTGCTGGAGGGtagtttttccttctttttcgcTAAAATGGCTAGGGATAAGGGAGTAGCGATGCAgctggagatgctctaaaaCATGCAAAACGTCCgttcaaaaacaaaagaaactgcATTTCTTTTTAGTGCATACTTGTACTAAGTAATTTGTACGCTGGACAACCAGGGACACCAAACTATCCTGAACTTCATACTTCAAATTAAGGCAACTTCATACTTCAAATTAAGGTAAAGTAAATTGCATTTAATGGAAAACCAAGAAGCGGACTAGTGTCACAAGTGGTACTATAATTCAATCCCGAATATCAGCGAGCAAGCGTGGGCCTTGTCCCCGCATCCCCCATCtaaagaaaacagaagcaaaaaagaaagaaaagggtttttttctttataaaacgGTGCTTAAATGACATGCTTGGCATACTTACCAGCACAGTTGGGGCACACGCTCCATATGTTCTGACAAACATGCGCAATATATTGAAGTTATTTTCTATAACATCTTCCTGCATGATGAGCCAATATTTTGGACTAAAGAATCGGAAAAACTAAAATGGGACGGAATTCAACAGTCATAAACTCTGCAAATTAAAGAGCTCACCTCATAGTCAAACCTACAACATCATTGTGTCAACTCAAGGCAAATGATACAGACGATGTGCTtgcaacaaaaattaattgaaataataACATTAGTGTTCCCTAATAATAGATAAAGGTAGATGCAAAATTTCAAGACGCCTCTCACGCAGCGCAGGCATATAGTAAATGCAAGATAATATACGGTCTAGTACAAGAAAATATTCCAGTCTACCAACATGGCAGTAACATATTGAAAGGAAGTCACACACTTACAACTATAAGGTGAAACACTAAAATCTCTATTATGTAATTAGAGCATTTGactgaaaaaaagaaaaaatagaaaatagaaagaaagaagagtactCACAGATCATCAGCTACCTCAACTAGGAATTCTGAGATTGATAGAAACTCCATATGCAACTCATTAACCTTTATTACAGCTTCAAAGGTGAACACGATTAGCCAAATGAAATATACTTGTTAAAGACATGTGAAGCAAAAGATGAGCTACATCACACTTCATTTCAAATAGACAAAGAAAACATCAATTAATACTTTTGCAACATTTCAGTATAGGCACAAGGAGTGCTGTAAGGGGATTTTAtaatccttttttcttttcttaggaaatagattttatattaataCTATGAGAACAGCTATACTGTTCAAAATGGAACATCTAACACCATCATATCATATTGACAACATCCGTTCTTCTATTTATTAGAAGACAAACCAAGTTCTATGATCTTACACCTCGACATGGAGAGAAGCATCCATGCaacaatttatatatatggggGCGGATCCCTGGCACTCTATTTTTGACACAAGTTTTGACACAAGTTCTTGACCATTAGATTAACACATTATAAATGGCTGAGATTAAATCTCACTActatttattactatttttttaataatacttTTTGCCTAAAAttactattattttaataGACTAATTAAATCTCACTAACAATTTAGATGTAATCAATGAAATTGATATACATAGacacatgcatgcataaaCATACATATGCACACACCCAAACAACAGATATGTACACaggaaaaatatttataagtCAGCATAGATTCAGTTCATTAAGAAACATGGATACAGATAAACAAGCTACTACTATACCTCTTCTCCTCTCAACTGGTACAGTAAAAGATTCAGCACTCGATAATCGAAGGACTTCTGATTAATTGCCTTTATAACATCTTCAACAGAGATCTGTGAAACcaaattttatcattttcttaaTAGAGAGGGCTTGAGCATGCCTATGCCTCACtgctatataactcatcagaATGGAATGAAGAACTCTACAAAAGAGTTTCTGGAAgcagaaaattcataactagcATACCTTCAATACCTTAAAATtagaaagtaaaaattaaGCAGAAAATTTAAATCTGTAGGTATATCAATTAAGTGGCTTTCGCAGtacaaaggaaaaaatgaCAACAATATGAAAGAGGTTGGGACTTGGAAAGGCTTGAGAGTCATGTGATGGACTCTGAGGAACGCGAGTGGGGCTTAGGTTGCAGTGGATTTCATGGTCATCCTGGAGTCAAAGAAAGCGGGTAGAGTTTTATCACAGAGGTTGTGCTTGAACAGGCAGTGAACCTTCTGTTTGGTGACTGGGTTTTCATGAATGTTTTGTGATACTGTCTGGAATCTTCAGATGGGACGCGTAGAGTCGGTATGGAAAGGTGACAGATTTTTTTCTACACGTTGATAATTTCTGAATCTATTTCTGATAAACATTTCTACAAACATGTTGAAACTAGCTATATTTGAAAAGTAACAACCCAAGATGTTAACCATACCTCCGTTTTATTTATAAGTGCATAACAAAGCTTTCTTTCCAGCGCCCAATATCCTTCTCCAGATTTAAACTCATCTTGTATCCTAAACCCATAAACAGAAGTgaaataaacacaaaaactTCAGATTTCCTTTATCTTCCCCCAAGAATTAATATAATCAGAAAGCGATAGTACCTTTTTGTCAAAAGGCCATGACACTCAAGTAGACATGACAGTGGTCTGAATGGGTCACTTTTAAACATGTTTGTACACCTAGAAATTAGCCACTGACCTTCCTGCGGCCCAAAAGATATTGGTCACATAAAAGTTAATACCCAAGTTCAAATAATTTTGTGTTTATTGCTCCCAAGTTCTTAGCAGTACCGTCTGGCTTCCTCTTTCTAACATGTTCATTTCGTCGCTTGGTGCATGCAATGTCTTCTCATTCAAACGATCAAGCTGTAACAACAAGAACCATGATTTCTAAGAGAATGAGACAAAAGGGAAGAAATAACATAGAAGCTCACCAATCAGAGATCAACTGGTGACAACTCTGCTCATCATACCATTGCACTCTCAATCAACCAAAATTTGCGATTCCTTAAAAGATAATTTCACTGCCTACTGCGTAGTccctcttttttgtttcaaaattttactaACAAGTACGAGCGGGAAGAAATGCAGGCTCACAAagctttgttcttttttccaaaatataaaaaggtaGCGTATGATTCCTTGTGGAACTACATAGAAATAGTTTCCCAAGGGCGTCCCACAAGTTCAATAACTGTTCTGGGAGCTGCATTTTCTCCTTTCGCAAAAAAGAGAGAACTGAACTTGACGTCATTTGTGTAGATCATTACCTGATAAATGTAGCTTTCTGTGAATGAAAGCACAGGTAGATATTGGAATACTGattgtggtttgtttatatCCATCCCATGAAACATAAAATAAGATCTGCACTGAAAAAATGAGTTCATAATTATTCCATAACCTGATTATACTACTTTATAGTTGAAACACATTCACGATGCATTTGTGCCAGTGGGCATACAACTGTATTTGTTTCAGCCATAGCATGCAAATTttgaaacacaaaaattagCAAGAAATAATGTTGAATTGAGGGTTAAGTGGTTTAGCTAAATTTTGTGACCTGCACATGTAAAAACTACTTAATTGGAAGAACTGAAGTTTCTTTCGACCAGTGTAACAACCACTGCAAGCATTTTGAACATCAATATAACAACATTGGTATAGTAAAATATGCTCATCAACTACTGGATGAACGTAAGAAATTTCGTCATTCTGTTCTTGAGGCATTGAATGCAAAGGACAACATAAGTAAAATATATTAAGATTGAGGCAACTGACATCCTTGAGGATTGTATCAATTGACTATTTCCCACAGAACTTCATACAAAAGGTCCTACTCAGAGAATACTATACTGTTCTTATAAAAAAGGGTTACCTGAGGTTGTTAGATTACTTCACTTTCAGaaactgaaaaatataataagagAATCGTTTCAATACTATCATATGTAGCATTTCCCATTGGCAACCAAAATGCCCTAGTAAATTTAATAAGAAAAGTGAAATTTTAGTATAATTCAAATCGGTAAGCTTTCCATGTTAGCTTTACTACTAAATCTGCAACTAGTCATTCTCTTACACGTACTATGCACATGAATATTCAACTATTAAATAATGCATATTCTTATATATAGAATCAATCTTCAAGAACAAAGCCTGCTTACAAAATCTTCAAGGGTAGAATTTGCTCGTTGCATTGCGTCCAGTCCAACCATAGCCATTTCTTCAGAACTATTGTCCAATGAGCTAGACTCAGGCTTATTGCTACAGGCAAGCTGCAAAGCATTTTCAACAGACTTTTCTTCATAGCCTgtaaaaaaagcaaaagtcAAAGCTATAAAAATATGTAAAGCTATTTGTATCtgtttatttaaagaaaatctaCACCAAAATCAAGTAAAAGGGGTGATGTCCTCGTTAACAGGATATATACAGAAGGCCAAACAAAGTGAGGGAAATCAGCTCGTAGAGAATGAACAATGAGCatcaagaagaaaacagaaacataGTAAGAAGACATAACCTAGGAGGAGTGAAAATCAAGAATATAAAGATCTCACATAAGATCGCAATTCTTATGCTAAACTGCTAGCACTCAACCCTCATATGAATGCAACACAAGCACAAAGGTAATCCTCTGCATGCAATTCAATACTTTCCATTCCCAACTACACCTTCTCCAGAAACATAAATGTAGTAGGAAGTGTAAACACCAGCACCAAGTAGTATGCACACCTACTGAACCCAGCCTCTTAAACTGCTTCAATA comes from Prunus dulcis chromosome 6, ALMONDv2, whole genome shotgun sequence and encodes:
- the LOC117631833 gene encoding F-box protein FBW2-like, coding for MEEENEFRSWDELIPDALGLIFRKLPLQETLTVIPRVCKSWGRAVAGPYCWQEVDIMEWSKFRTPETITRMLQMLVLRSSGSLRKLCVAGLPNDQSFSFIADHANSLRTLRLPRSEISDLIVEQIAARLSTLTYLDVSYCKTIGGPALEAIGKHCKHLRKLQRCMYGWEVLDKVSQDDEALAIAATMPKLNHLEILYLRISTEAVCQILLKCPELQLLDVRGCYSVKLDERFVKKFSGLKVIGPGSDNEGWDECSNYSVSSGYLAWDFVASVMDDDFDEEMLDEAWEDDQSMEDVEMRFYDGFYLDNGGFDWPLSP
- the LOC117629536 gene encoding uncharacterized protein LOC117629536, translating into MEELRKLEEVQRMLTFVQSRGIPTTSSPDDCSCFLTKLILLLVQPCGELDLGKKCSLVSEYMPKISAAFLDEASKWLNGEGYEEKSVENALQLACSNKPESSSLDNSSEEMAMVGLDAMQRANSTLEDFCRSYFMFHGMDINKPQSVFQYLPVLSFTESYIYQLDRLNEKTLHAPSDEMNMLERGSQTEGQWLISRCTNMFKSDPFRPLSCLLECHGLLTKRIQDEFKSGEGYWALERKLCYALINKTEISVEDVIKAINQKSFDYRVLNLLLYQLRGEEVNELHMEFLSISEFLVEVADDLFDYEEDVIENNFNILRMFVRTYGACAPTVLAKYIAEAEEKYNNLLKMLDPQLSLNYRRRCEEATKEGGNMSAHPLGTWSIPPLILDEEFYRSSLLDSKTQL